GTGGTGCGCGACGTCACCCGGGTGCGCTTGAGCGAACAGCAGCTACGCCGTAAAAACCGCGAACTGACCCTGCTCAACGAAATCGCCCGGCGCATCGCCGGCCACCGCGGCCTGGATGAATTGCTGCAAGCGATTCTCGAAGATGTCATCAACGTCTTTGAAGCCCAGGGTGGCGGCATCTACCTGGTTCATCACTCAGACGGCACCTTGCAACTTGCCGCCCACCGCAACATCGAACCGGAGGTGCTGGCCGACATCCAGAAGGTGCCGCAAGGCACCGGCATGGCCGCCCGAGTCGCCGCCAGCGGCCGCCCGCAAAGTTCCGCGGACCTGAGCAACGATCTGCGCCTGCGCAGCCAAGCTATTCGCACCGCGGGTTGGCGTGGATTCCAGGCGATCCCTTTGAGCGCTAAAGACCAAACCGTCGGCGTGCTGTTTCTCTACAATCGCGACCAGCGCGTACTCAGCCGCGACGAAGTCCACCTGCTGATGGCCATCGGGCATCAGGTCGGCAGCGCCATCCAGGGGGCCGAACTTTATGAGGCATTGCGCTGGCAGAACCGCCTCACCGAGGCGAGCAACCGCGAACTGCAACGCTCACGCAGGCAACTGCGGGAAAACCTAGATCAAGCACAGCGCCACAATCGCGAACTCGCGCGTCTGGAGGCCATGAAGAGCAATTTCATGGCCCTCGCCTCGCACGAGTTACGTACTCCCCTGACCTGCATTCTCTCGGGCGCGCAATTTCTCGTGCAACGCCTGGAATCGCGCCTGGATGCCGAAGAAACGCAGCTTTTAGCGGCCCTGGTCCAAGGGGGGGAGCGCCTCGAAGCAATTGTGCGCGACATGCTCGAAGCGGCGCGCCTCGAGTCCCAATCTCTTTACCTGGCCCGGGAAAAAATTGATCTCTGCCAAATTTTGCATGAGGTCCATGGGGAGTTTCGGGCGGTTCTCGCCGACCGGCGGCTCGACTTCAAACTTCACAGCGTCCCCGAGGGAGCGGAACTCACCGGCGACGCCTACCACCTGCAACGCACCTTCGCCCGGCTGCTGGAAAATGCAGTCAAATACACCCCGTCCGGCGGCGGCATTGAAATCCGCAGTCGGTTGCGCTGTTTTGCCGAGCTGCACGGGGACAAGGAAAGCCTGAGCCGCTTCTCCCCGGTGTTTTTTCAGGAAACCCTCGGCGGACCGCTGATACAGGTCACCGTTGCGGACAACGGCATCGGCATCGAGGACGAAGAGCAACTGCGCGTCTTTGACAAATTCTATGAAGTCGGCGACATCAACGCCCACTCCACCTCGCGCACCGGCTTCGGCGGCAAGGGCTTCGGGTTGGGGTTGACCCTGGTCAAGGGCATGGTGGAAGCCCATGGCGGCATGGTCTGGGTGGAGAGCGGGCCCGCGGGCGGCAGCGCCTTTCATGTCCTGCTGCCGGTCATGCTCGCCGCCGCAACGGAAGATCAGGGAACATGAGCCTGCGCTCCTTCATCGCCGTCCCTCTGCCCCTGGAATTGCAACAGCGCATCCTGGCGCTGCAGAGGGATCTCGCCGGCGTGCTGGACGCAGTGCGCTGGGTCAAGGCTGAACAGATACATCTGACCTTGCGCTTTTTCCCGGCGCTGCCCGAAGAATGCCTTGATCCTGTGCGGGAAACTATGCTATCGGTAGGGAATTTCCATGCGCCGTTCAGAGTGGAAATCGGCGGGCTCGACGCCTTTCCCAACCTCGCCCGACCTCGGGTTTTCTGGCTCGGTCTTACACCGGAAGAACCTCTGCTCAGGTTGCAGCAGGATCTAGACGAGAAGCTTAAGATGATCGGCCTGGGGAGCGATGAGCGGCCCTTCAGACCCCACCTGACTCTCGGACGGGCCAGAGAAACCCGCAAAATCTCTCCTGCTCGGCTCGCCGGATACCAGAACCGCGTGGGAGAAACCTGGTCGGTGACGGAAATGCGGTGCTATCAAAGCCGCTTGACACCGGCAGGCGCCGTTCATACCTGCCTGTTTCGCGCCGCCCTCGGCAACGCAGGATCTTCCTGAACATCAAACGTTTCACCTTTCGGAGGTTTTTCCTTTTATGGCTGACGACAATCGCAACCGCGCCATCGATCTGGCATTCGGTCAGATCGAAAAACAATTCGGCAAGGGCAGCATCATGCGCCTGGGTGAGAATACGGTCCTGCCCGGGATTGAGGCGATTCCCAGCGGTGCCCTCTCTCTGGATATCGCCCTGGGCGTCGGCGGTGTGCCGCGCGGACGCGTGATTGAGATTTTCGGTCCCGAATCCTCGGGTAAAACCACCCTGGCCCTGCATATCGTGGCCGAAGCCCAGAAAAAGGGCGGGATTGCCGCTTTCGTCGATGCCGAGCACGCTCTCGACATCAATTACGCCAAGAAGCTCGGCGTTAAAGTCGAGGACCTGCTGGTCTCCCAGCCGGACACCGGTGAGCAGGCCCTGGAAATCACCGAAGTGCTGGTGCGCAGCGGCGCTATCGACGTGCTGGTCGTCGACTCGGTGGCCGCGCTTACCCCCCGCGCTGAAATCGAAGGGGAAATGGGGGACGCCCACGTCGGCCTCCAGGCACGGCTCATGTCCCAGGCTCTGCGCAAGCTCACCGGAACCATCAGCAAATCCAAGTGCTGCGTGATCTTCATCAATCAGATCCGCATGAAAATCGGGGTCATGTTCGGCAACCCCGAAACCACCACCGGCGGCAACGCATTGAAATTTTACGCTTCGGTGCGCATGGATATCCGCCGCATCGCCTCTCTCAAACAGGGGCAGGATGTGATCGGCAACCGCACACGCGTCAAGGTGGTCAAGAACAAGGTCGCGCCGCCCTTCAAGGAGGCGGAATTCGACATCATGTACGGCGAGGGCATTTCGCGCGTCGGGGACCTCGTGGACCTCGGCGCCGCCTGCGAAATTGTCGAAAAAAGCGGGGCCTGGTATTCCTTTCAGGGCGAGCGCATCGGTCAGGGACGGGAAAATGCTAAAACCTTTCTCAAGGAGCATCCCGAAACGGCCCAGGCCATTGAGGAACGCCTGCTCGAACATTTCGGCCTCGGTGCGAAGAAGGTCGCGCAACCGCAGGAAGGATAAAACAAAGGCACACCATGGACCTCAACGACGTCCTCAAACTGGCCCTGCGCGCCCGCGCTTCTGACATTCACATCAAGGCCGGGCTGCCGCCTGTCTATCGCATCGACGGAGCCCTCAAACCTCTGCCCAACGCGCCGCGCATGGTCTCCGAAAGCATTGCGCGCATGGCCGATGGCGTGATGACCGAGGCCCAGCGCCGCAAATTCGCCGACACCCATGAAGTCGATCTCGCCTATGGCGTGCCGGGACTGGGGCGCTTTCGCGTCAACGTCTTTTCTCAGCGCGGTTCGGTGTCCATGGTGCTGCGCGTCATTCCCTTCAAGGTACAGAACCTCGACGAATTGCAGCTGCCCGGAGTTCTCAAAAAAATCGCCATGGAACAACGCGGGCTGGTGCTGGTCACCGGCGCCACGGGCTCGGGCAAATCGACCACCCTGGCGGCGATGATCGATCATATCAACAGCAGCCGCACCTGCCACATCGTCACCATCGAAGACCCGATTGAGTACCTGCATCGGGACAAGAAAAGCATCGTCAACCAGCGCGAGGTGGGCTTTGACACCGAGGGCTTCGATGTCGCCCTCAAGAGCGCCCTGCGCCAGGATCCCGATGTCATCCTGGTGGGCGAGATGCGCGACTACGAAACCATCGAAACCGCGCTGACCGCTGCGGAAACCGGGCATCTGGTACTCTCCACCCTGCACACCATTGATGCACCTGAAACCATCAATCGTATTGTCGCGGTGTTTCCTCCCTACCAGCAGCGCCAGATCCGCATTCAGCTCGCCAGCGTACTGCGCGGCGTGGTGTCGCAGCGCCTGGTACCGCGCGCCGATGGTCAGGGCCGGGTTCCGGCCGTCGAGGTGCTGGTTTCTACCGCACGCACCCGCGAACTGGTGGAGGACAAGGACAAGACCAAGTTGCTGCGCGATTCCATTCAGCAAGGCTTTGTCTCCTATGGCATGCAGACTTTTGATCAGTCGCTCATGACTCTGCTGAAGAAAAAACTCATCACCTTTGATGAAGCCTTGCGCCAAGCCTCCAATCCCGACGATTTCAAGCTCAAAATGTCGGGCATTTCCTCAACGTCTGACCTGTCTTGGGAAGATTTTGACAAAGAGGAGGCGGACGAGGGAGAACAAACCGGAAACGACGTCGACATTGAGCGCTTCTGATCCGCTAACTTGCGCCCTGCGGCTGCTGAGCGCGCGCGACCGCTCCGTTGCCGAACTCAGCGCCGGCCTTCAGCAACGAGGCTATCCAGAGGAAGAGATCCAAGAGACCGTGCAACGCTGCTCTGAACTGGGTTACCTCGACGACCAGCGCTATGCCCATGAACGGGCCCGCGCCTTGGCGCGCAGCGGCCGCGCGGCAGGCAGCAGAATTCTTCTCGATCTGCGCCGCCGGGGCATCAGCGAGGAACTCGCGGTCGCGGCCCTGAGCGCCGCCGAGGCCGAACTGGCACCGGAGCAGATGCTGCGCGACCTTCTGGAGCGACGTTTTCCCGGCTTTGATTACGCCCATGCCGATGAGCGTCAGAAACGACGGGTTCTGAGCTTTTTTCAGCGACGCGGCTTCAGCCTCGAACAGATTTTTGCCATAATCAGACAGGAAAGGGATCTGTAGATCACCATGATGACAGGACATGAACTTCGCACCCGGTTTCTTAAATTTTTCGAGGATCGCGGCCACACGCTGGTTCCCTCCTCCTCCCTGGTGCCACACAACGACCCGACGCTGCTTTTCACCAATGCCGGCATGAATCAGTTCAAGGACTGCTTTCTCGGTCGCGAAAAACGCGCCTATGTGCGTGCGGCATCCTCGCAGAAATGTGTGCGCGCCGGCGGCAAGCACAACGATCTGGAAAATGTCGGCCGCACCGCGCGCCATCACACATTTTTCGAGATGCTCGGCAACTTCTCCTTTGGAGATTACTTCAAAAAAGAAGCCATTTCCTACGCCTGGGAATTTCTCACGCGCGATCTGAATCTCGACACAAGCCGCCTTTACGTCACGGTGTTTACCGACGACGACGAGGCTGCCGATATCTGGCATAAGCAGGAAGGGGTGCCCCGCGAGCGCATTTTCCGCTTCGGCGAAAAGGACAATTTCTGGAGCATGGGCGATACCGGCCCCTGCGGTCCCTGCACGGAGATTTTCTGGGACAACGGTCCCGAAGTTGGCTGCGGCAAGCCCGAGTGCGCCGTCGGTTGCGACTGCGACCGCTACATGGAAATCTGGAACAATGTCTTCATGCAGTTCGACCGCTCCGCCGACGGCACCCTGACGCCCCTGCCCAAACCCTCGGTCGATACCGGCATGGGCCTGGAGCGCATCGCCACGGTCATCCAGGGGGTGAGTTCCAACTACGACACCGATCTGCTGCGCGGCCTCATTGATTTTGTCGCCGAAATCACCGGCAACCCCTACGGCGCCGACGCCGACAACGATGTTTCCATGCGCGTCATCGCCGACCACAGCCGCGCAACCACCTTTCTCATCGGCGATGGGGTGCTGCCGAGCAACGAAGGGCGCGGCTACGTTCTGCGCCGCATCATGCGCCGCGCCGCGCGCCATGCCAAGATGCTCGGTTATAACGAACCGCTGCTCTGCCAGAGTACCGGTCGGGTTATCGAGATGATGAGCGGCCCCTATCCCGAACTCGGCGAGCGCGCCGCCTACATTGCCAAGGTGACCCGCAACGAGGAAGAGCGCTTTATCCAGACCCTTGACAACGGCCTGCGCATGCTCACCGAGGAGATGGCGCGCCTCAAGGGCGAGGGGCGCTCGCGGATTCCCGGCGATGTGGTGTTTCGCCTCTACGACACCTTCGGCTTTCCCGTGGACCTCACCGCGGACATCGTTGAAGCCGAAGGGTTCACCCTGGATGAGGAGGGATTTGAAGCCTGCATGCAAGAGCAGCGGCGCAAGGCCCGTGAACACTGGAAAGGCTCCGGCGAGACGGCTGTCGACGCGGTCTGGCGGGAACTGGCCGAAGCCGGTATCCGTTGCGAATTCACCGGCTACGGCCGCCTCACCGACCATGGCACGGTGCTCGCCATCCTGCGTGAGGGACAACGGGTCAGCAAAGCCGCAGCGGGCGACAAGGTGCAGTTGGTGACGTCCGCCACGCCCTTCTACGGGGAATCCGGCGGTCAGGTCGGCGATCGCGGCGAAATCACGACCGCCGGTGCGCACCTGCGCGTCGCCGATGCGCAACGCCCCCTGCCAGAGCTCATCGTACACCATGCCGAGGTACTCGAAGGCAGCCTGTGTGAAGGCGACGCCGCCGAACTTTTGGTCGACGGTGCCGCGCGTCAGGGCACGGCGCGCAACCACACTGCCACCCACATATTGCAAGCAGTACTGAGCGAGGTCCTCGGTGATCATGTCAAGCAGGCCGGCTCGCTGGTTACCCCCGAGCGCTTGCGTTTTGATTTCACGCATTTTTCGCCTTTGACCGACGAGGAACTCACGCGCATCGAACGTGAAGTCAACCGCCGAATCCGCGAAAACGCCGAAGTCGACAGCCAGGAGATGGCGGCCGCCGAGGCCCTGGCCGCCGGCGCCACCGCCCTGTTCGGCGAAAAATACGGCGAAAGCGTGCGCGTCATCGCCGTCGGCGACTTCAGTATGGAGTTGTGCGGCGGCACCCACGCCCGCGCCGCAGGCGATATCGGTCTGTTCAAAATTCTGCAGGAATCCGGCATTGCCGCAGGTGTTCGCCGTATTGAGGCGGTAACCGGCGAACGGGCGGTGGAACACATTCTGCGGCAGGAAGAGACTCTGGCGCGCATGGCCGCGCTGGTGAAAAGCGACCCCCAACAGATGGAGAGTCGCCTGCAGAAGCTCCTGGAACGCCAGCGTGAGCTGGAGCGCGAAGTCGAGTCCCTGCGCGCCAAGCTCAATGCCGGAAAGTCAGGCGAACTCATGGAACGGGTGCGCGAGGTCTCCGGGGTGCCATTTCTCGCTGTGCGGGTTGATGGCGTCGACGGCAAGGGACTGCGCGACTTCTCTGATCAGGTGCGCGATCGCTTGGGTTCCGGCGTCGTGGTGCTGGGCTGTGAAAGCGACGCCAAGGCCAACCTGCTGGTTGCAGTCAGCAAGGACCTCACCGCTCGCCTGCAGGCCGGCGCCATCATCAAACAACTTGCCGCCGTAGTCGGCGGCGGCGGCGGCGGACGTCCGGATCTCGCCCAGGCCGGCGGCAGTCGCCCGGAGAAACTCGACGAAGCTCTCGCGCAGGTTGAGCAAGTGCTCGCCGAAACCTTGCAAAAACAAATGTCATGAATCTTTCAGGAGGCTGAGACTATGGGTGGAACAACGTTGAACACAGCTGAGCAGCCCGAATACCAGCACCCCAAGCACAAAGACTACCATCTGCGCGATATCGTCACTGCGGCAGCCAATCCCGCCATGTCCATGCACCTGGGGCGGCTGGAACCGGGCGGCGAAATTTTTGTGCACACCCACGAAGCCCAGAGCGAAACCTTCTATATCCTTTCCGGCGAGGCCGTTTGCACTATGGGAACCGAGCAGATCCCCTTCCCTTCGGGCGCCTGCGGTGTTGCACCACCCGGGGTTCCCCACGGCCTGCGTAACGACAGCCGCGAAACCGTCACCCTTCTGGCGCTGTTCACCCCTCCCCTCAAGTAACAGGGCACGGAGGCCGGAGTGCAACTCGAAATGCGGGGAGAACCCGGACTGCGACAGGAAATGCAGGGCCGCACGGTGCTGGTGGTTGACGACGAAGCCATTATTCGGGAGCTCTGCGCCAAGGTCATTAAAAACCACCGGATCCTGGAGGCCGCAAGCGGCGAGGAAGCTCTCGAAATTCTGGGGCGCGAAGCGATCGATGTCGTTCTCACCGATGTCATGATGCCGGTCATGGACGGGCTTGATCTGCTGAAAAAGATCAAGGAAGAAGATCCCGCTCAACCGGTAGTGATCATGACCGGCTTTGCCGACAAGGATGTCATCCTGCGGGCCCTCAAGGCCGACGCCGACGATTTTATCAGCAAGCCGATCAACCTGTTGCAGTTGCGCACGACCATCGATCGGGTTCTGGAGAAAAAGGCACTGCGCGAAGAGTTGCATAACCTCAAGCGCATGGATCGGCTCAAAACAGAGTTCCTCGGTCTCGTCTCTCACAAGCTCAAGACCCCGACCACCGCTATATCCCTGTTTATCCAGAACCTTGTGCAGGGCATCGGCGATCCTCAGGATCAGGGGTTTCAGCAAACCCTGAAAATGATCCTTGAAGAATCAACCTACCTCGAAAGCCTGATTCAGGATCTGCTTTTCTTCAGCGAGGTGATTCTGCGCGAAGGGCCGCCCCGCCTCGCACAGGTCGACCCCAGCGCGGTCTGCCGTCAATCCGTCAAGGATATCTACCCCCGTGCAGCAGCCAGAAACATCAGCCTCGATCTGCACCTGCCCGCAGACCTGCCCCTCATCCTGACGGACCGCGAGCAGCTCGCCTTTATTCTTCATGCCCTGCTCGACAATGCCATCAAATTTACGCCGCTAGGCGGCCAGGTTACCCTCGCGGGCGAAATCATCCCTGAGGCCGTGCGCCTTAAGATCCGCGACACGGGGGCGGGCATCGCCCCGGAGGAACGAGCGCGCGTCTTCGAGAAATTCTATCAGATCGACCCGGCCCATAGCGGCCAGGTGCGCGGCTTCGGCCTCGGACTGTTCTACGCGCGCAGTTTCGTGCAGAACCTCGGCGGCAAGCTCATTCTCGAGAGCGAATCCGGGGTGGGCACGACAGCCGTCCTGTCCCTGCCCCGCGCATAGCTGCATTACGGCATTTTTCTTTGTATCATCAGATCCCTGTGCTATATTCTCGATATTTTTCCGCGGCTGGGCCGCTTTTTTTCATCCGGGAGGTTTCATGTTTCACGCAACCACCATTCTCTGTGTGCGCAAGGACGGCACGGTGGCACTGG
The DNA window shown above is from Geoalkalibacter ferrihydriticus DSM 17813 and carries:
- a CDS encoding ATP-binding protein, with the translated sequence MVAATKKTHRRSFAMALCAALILLPGTALSTVAAADPVMTTERNLNANRALHTALIQGAALPALPALALGLAWLHQRRRRNVLRAELRNKEQENALALRDLEHSRRRFQQLLDNAGDAIFFIAPDSGHLLQVNRQVENLLGYSETEIRALSLAELFPGHHERRYLRLMRRVVRNGYAEEPNLHFRTKNGQRLVGAVHARLGHLDDAQVVHGVVRDVTRVRLSEQQLRRKNRELTLLNEIARRIAGHRGLDELLQAILEDVINVFEAQGGGIYLVHHSDGTLQLAAHRNIEPEVLADIQKVPQGTGMAARVAASGRPQSSADLSNDLRLRSQAIRTAGWRGFQAIPLSAKDQTVGVLFLYNRDQRVLSRDEVHLLMAIGHQVGSAIQGAELYEALRWQNRLTEASNRELQRSRRQLRENLDQAQRHNRELARLEAMKSNFMALASHELRTPLTCILSGAQFLVQRLESRLDAEETQLLAALVQGGERLEAIVRDMLEAARLESQSLYLAREKIDLCQILHEVHGEFRAVLADRRLDFKLHSVPEGAELTGDAYHLQRTFARLLENAVKYTPSGGGIEIRSRLRCFAELHGDKESLSRFSPVFFQETLGGPLIQVTVADNGIGIEDEEQLRVFDKFYEVGDINAHSTSRTGFGGKGFGLGLTLVKGMVEAHGGMVWVESGPAGGSAFHVLLPVMLAAATEDQGT
- the thpR gene encoding RNA 2',3'-cyclic phosphodiesterase, with amino-acid sequence MSLRSFIAVPLPLELQQRILALQRDLAGVLDAVRWVKAEQIHLTLRFFPALPEECLDPVRETMLSVGNFHAPFRVEIGGLDAFPNLARPRVFWLGLTPEEPLLRLQQDLDEKLKMIGLGSDERPFRPHLTLGRARETRKISPARLAGYQNRVGETWSVTEMRCYQSRLTPAGAVHTCLFRAALGNAGSS
- the recA gene encoding recombinase RecA, with amino-acid sequence MADDNRNRAIDLAFGQIEKQFGKGSIMRLGENTVLPGIEAIPSGALSLDIALGVGGVPRGRVIEIFGPESSGKTTLALHIVAEAQKKGGIAAFVDAEHALDINYAKKLGVKVEDLLVSQPDTGEQALEITEVLVRSGAIDVLVVDSVAALTPRAEIEGEMGDAHVGLQARLMSQALRKLTGTISKSKCCVIFINQIRMKIGVMFGNPETTTGGNALKFYASVRMDIRRIASLKQGQDVIGNRTRVKVVKNKVAPPFKEAEFDIMYGEGISRVGDLVDLGAACEIVEKSGAWYSFQGERIGQGRENAKTFLKEHPETAQAIEERLLEHFGLGAKKVAQPQEG
- a CDS encoding type IV pilus twitching motility protein PilT; its protein translation is MDLNDVLKLALRARASDIHIKAGLPPVYRIDGALKPLPNAPRMVSESIARMADGVMTEAQRRKFADTHEVDLAYGVPGLGRFRVNVFSQRGSVSMVLRVIPFKVQNLDELQLPGVLKKIAMEQRGLVLVTGATGSGKSTTLAAMIDHINSSRTCHIVTIEDPIEYLHRDKKSIVNQREVGFDTEGFDVALKSALRQDPDVILVGEMRDYETIETALTAAETGHLVLSTLHTIDAPETINRIVAVFPPYQQRQIRIQLASVLRGVVSQRLVPRADGQGRVPAVEVLVSTARTRELVEDKDKTKLLRDSIQQGFVSYGMQTFDQSLMTLLKKKLITFDEALRQASNPDDFKLKMSGISSTSDLSWEDFDKEEADEGEQTGNDVDIERF
- a CDS encoding regulatory protein RecX; this encodes MSASDPLTCALRLLSARDRSVAELSAGLQQRGYPEEEIQETVQRCSELGYLDDQRYAHERARALARSGRAAGSRILLDLRRRGISEELAVAALSAAEAELAPEQMLRDLLERRFPGFDYAHADERQKRRVLSFFQRRGFSLEQIFAIIRQERDL
- the alaS gene encoding alanine--tRNA ligase, giving the protein MTGHELRTRFLKFFEDRGHTLVPSSSLVPHNDPTLLFTNAGMNQFKDCFLGREKRAYVRAASSQKCVRAGGKHNDLENVGRTARHHTFFEMLGNFSFGDYFKKEAISYAWEFLTRDLNLDTSRLYVTVFTDDDEAADIWHKQEGVPRERIFRFGEKDNFWSMGDTGPCGPCTEIFWDNGPEVGCGKPECAVGCDCDRYMEIWNNVFMQFDRSADGTLTPLPKPSVDTGMGLERIATVIQGVSSNYDTDLLRGLIDFVAEITGNPYGADADNDVSMRVIADHSRATTFLIGDGVLPSNEGRGYVLRRIMRRAARHAKMLGYNEPLLCQSTGRVIEMMSGPYPELGERAAYIAKVTRNEEERFIQTLDNGLRMLTEEMARLKGEGRSRIPGDVVFRLYDTFGFPVDLTADIVEAEGFTLDEEGFEACMQEQRRKAREHWKGSGETAVDAVWRELAEAGIRCEFTGYGRLTDHGTVLAILREGQRVSKAAAGDKVQLVTSATPFYGESGGQVGDRGEITTAGAHLRVADAQRPLPELIVHHAEVLEGSLCEGDAAELLVDGAARQGTARNHTATHILQAVLSEVLGDHVKQAGSLVTPERLRFDFTHFSPLTDEELTRIEREVNRRIRENAEVDSQEMAAAEALAAGATALFGEKYGESVRVIAVGDFSMELCGGTHARAAGDIGLFKILQESGIAAGVRRIEAVTGERAVEHILRQEETLARMAALVKSDPQQMESRLQKLLERQRELEREVESLRAKLNAGKSGELMERVREVSGVPFLAVRVDGVDGKGLRDFSDQVRDRLGSGVVVLGCESDAKANLLVAVSKDLTARLQAGAIIKQLAAVVGGGGGGRPDLAQAGGSRPEKLDEALAQVEQVLAETLQKQMS
- a CDS encoding cupin domain-containing protein, with amino-acid sequence MGGTTLNTAEQPEYQHPKHKDYHLRDIVTAAANPAMSMHLGRLEPGGEIFVHTHEAQSETFYILSGEAVCTMGTEQIPFPSGACGVAPPGVPHGLRNDSRETVTLLALFTPPLK
- a CDS encoding hybrid sensor histidine kinase/response regulator translates to MQLEMRGEPGLRQEMQGRTVLVVDDEAIIRELCAKVIKNHRILEAASGEEALEILGREAIDVVLTDVMMPVMDGLDLLKKIKEEDPAQPVVIMTGFADKDVILRALKADADDFISKPINLLQLRTTIDRVLEKKALREELHNLKRMDRLKTEFLGLVSHKLKTPTTAISLFIQNLVQGIGDPQDQGFQQTLKMILEESTYLESLIQDLLFFSEVILREGPPRLAQVDPSAVCRQSVKDIYPRAAARNISLDLHLPADLPLILTDREQLAFILHALLDNAIKFTPLGGQVTLAGEIIPEAVRLKIRDTGAGIAPEERARVFEKFYQIDPAHSGQVRGFGLGLFYARSFVQNLGGKLILESESGVGTTAVLSLPRA